In one Lycium barbarum isolate Lr01 chromosome 7, ASM1917538v2, whole genome shotgun sequence genomic region, the following are encoded:
- the LOC132602520 gene encoding transcription factor RAX3-like produces the protein MGRAPCCDKNNVKKGPWSPEEDAKLKSYIEQHGTAGNWIALPQKIGLKRCGKSCRLRWLNYLRPNIKHGGFSEEEDNFILSFYISIGSRWSIIAAQLPGRTDNDIKNYWNTKLKKKLFGKQRKNLKEKSQKQGSRKIGRSEMISSSMVCDHNNIVNTNPSWPDQRPILQQIPYSNQEPHITNDHASIRKLLMNLGGKFSNDDDDKEINIGVPNPQYDPTMDNTLMQPIYDHNSINLMSSNPMDVINMTHSHFTNTQYNMDGKADCWADTDTERRKLVERMGLDTPVVLAVNDGFAGEFEHMMYTSNSQKLDGLEMLYEDMVNNKPSTTLGGNLEWENMNNLVFPFAPLVASNNEGHQHCTLLQEGALDELRYTGDE, from the exons ATGGGAAGAGCACCTTGCTGTGACAAAAATAATGTCAAGAAAGGTCCATGGTCACCTGAAGAAGATGCTAAGTTGAAATCATACATTGAGCAACATGGCACTGCTGGAAATTGGATTGCTTTGCCTCAGAAAATTG GTCTGAAAAGATGTGGAAAGAGTTGTCGGCTTAGATGGTTAAACTATTTGCGACCAAACATCAAGCATGGTGGATTCTCAGAAGAAGAAGATAACTTCATTTTGAGCTTCTATATAAGTATTGGAAGCAG GTGGTCTATTATTGCGGCACAACTTCCTGGAAGAACAGATAATGATATAAAGAACTACTGGAACACCAAGTTAAAGAAGAAATTATTTGGAAAACAGCGCAAAAATCTTAAAGAGAAAAGCCAAAAACAAGGATCAAGAAAAATAGGAAGGTCAGAAATGATCAGCTCCAGTATGGTTTGTGATCATAACAATATTGTTAACACAAACCCTAGCTGGCCTGATCAGCGTCCTATCTTGCAGCAAATACCATACTCAAACCAAGAACCACATATCACTAACGACCACGCTTCGATCAGAAAGTTATTGATGAATCTTGGAGGAAAATTttcaaatgatgatgatgataaagaGATCAATATTGGAGTACCAAATCCTCAATATGATCCTACCATGGATAATACTTTGATGCAACCAATATATGATCATAATTCTATCAATTTGATGTCTTCTAATCCAATGGATGTCATAAACATGACACATTCACATTTCACAAATACTCAATACAACATGGACGGGAAAGCAGACTGCTGGGCTGACACTGACACCGAGAGACGAAAGTTAGTGGAGCGAATGGGATTAGATACTCCAGTAGTCCTAGCAGTAAATGATGGTTTTGCTGGTGAGTTTGAGCATATGATGTACACAAGTAATTCACAAAAATTAGATGGTCTTGAAATGTTATATGAGGATATGGTTAATAATAAACCTTCAACTACTTTGGGAGGAAACTTGGAGTGGGAAAATATGAATAATTTGGTGTTTCCATTTGCTCCACTAGTTGCTTCTAACAATGAAGGTCATCAGCATTGCACTTTGCTTCAAGAAGGTGCACTTGATGAACTTAGGTACACTGGGGATGAATAA